In the genome of Rhodoferax sp. BAB1, one region contains:
- a CDS encoding PLP-dependent aminotransferase family protein, translating to MQFADRLNNVETSAIRELFKLLGKPGIISFAGGFPDSAMFDVDGIREASMKALSEEPGAALQYGATEGYNPLREQLAAFMGSKGVQVAADGLIVTTGSQQALDLIGKTLVDPGAKVIVEAPTFLATIQCFRLYGAQVIGAPIDADGVQVDKLEQLITEHKPRFVYLIPTFGNPSGATLSLERRKRILELAVKTQTVVIEDDPYGDLYFGKAPPASLMALTAQVPGSRDWLVHCGSLSKVLSPGLRVGWMIAPPELLAKATMCKQFSDAHTSTFAQATAAQYLKAGRMPATLAHVREVYAGRAKTMGECLKKELGDAIEFTQPGGGLFFWARLTGAGGKLKDAGELAKRAIEKGVAFVPGAPFYATNPDAATLRLSFATVGEDKIREGVERLGKAI from the coding sequence ATGCAATTCGCCGACCGCCTCAACAACGTCGAAACCTCCGCCATCCGCGAACTCTTCAAGCTGCTGGGCAAGCCCGGCATCATCTCCTTTGCCGGCGGTTTCCCCGACAGCGCCATGTTCGACGTGGACGGCATCCGCGAAGCGTCCATGAAAGCGCTGAGCGAAGAACCCGGCGCCGCCCTGCAGTACGGCGCCACCGAAGGCTACAACCCCCTGCGCGAACAGCTGGCTGCCTTCATGGGCAGCAAGGGTGTGCAGGTCGCCGCAGACGGGCTGATCGTCACCACCGGCAGCCAGCAGGCGCTGGACCTGATCGGCAAGACCCTGGTGGATCCCGGCGCCAAGGTCATCGTCGAGGCGCCCACCTTCCTCGCCACCATCCAGTGCTTCCGCCTCTATGGCGCCCAGGTCATCGGCGCGCCCATCGACGCCGACGGCGTGCAGGTCGACAAGCTGGAACAGCTGATAACCGAACACAAACCGCGTTTCGTCTACCTCATCCCCACCTTCGGCAACCCCAGCGGCGCCACCCTGAGCCTGGAGCGCCGCAAGCGCATCCTGGAACTGGCCGTGAAAACGCAGACCGTGGTGATCGAGGACGATCCCTATGGTGACCTCTATTTCGGCAAGGCCCCGCCGGCCAGCCTCATGGCCCTCACGGCCCAGGTGCCCGGCAGCCGCGACTGGCTGGTGCACTGCGGCAGCTTGAGCAAGGTGCTGTCTCCGGGCCTGCGCGTGGGCTGGATGATCGCCCCGCCCGAGCTGCTGGCCAAAGCCACGATGTGCAAGCAGTTCAGCGACGCCCACACCAGCACCTTTGCCCAGGCCACGGCCGCGCAATACCTCAAGGCCGGGCGCATGCCCGCCACCCTGGCCCATGTGCGTGAGGTCTACGCCGGCCGCGCGAAGACCATGGGCGAATGCCTGAAGAAGGAACTGGGCGACGCCATCGAATTCACCCAGCCCGGCGGCGGCCTGTTCTTCTGGGCCCGGCTCACGGGTGCGGGCGGCAAGCTCAAGGATGCGGGTGAACTGGCCAAACGCGCCATCGAGAAGGGCGTGGCCTTTGTGCCGGGGGCGCCGTTTTATGCGACCAACCCCGATGCCGCTACCCTGCGCCTGAGTTTTGCGACGGTGGGGGAGGACAAGATACGGGAGGGGGTGGAGAGGTTGGGGAAGGCGATCTAG
- a CDS encoding alkaline phosphatase family protein, with amino-acid sequence MKPRFLPHLLRLCLAGLLALVLAGCQALRPEAEQPASSPPVPAAVLPGPVLAQPARPAVPAAPAAVSNRPRLLVLLVVDGFPQRQLLAYRDQLAPDGLARFLNRGAWFSDAHYGHAFTVTAAGHATVLTGAYPHRTGIIANEWRDALTGEPQYCTGDTTAQYIGHKTQPLDGTSPRNLKVETVGDVLRRADARAKVIGISGKDRGAILPAGQAGTAYMYMTQSGQFASSTYYMPQHPAWVTDFNATKPADRWFKQEWKALLPEEAYARSIPDRQPWFGQKAAALPMMMGAPADEAPGPAYYSQLLRSPFADQLTLDFARAAIAGEGLGQDEVPDILAISLSAHDYINHRYSAESRFSHDHLLQLDRQLQDFFKHLDTTVGRDHYIAALTADHGFMPAPEFTAQQGLRSGRIIGSQLLTRINSALEEEFGAGKWVSFSGSTLLLNKQLISQQRVDPDEVADEARNLLLEEPGIAAAYTRRELAEGSRIDGPFFTAVRRSWHADLSGDVQYIIKPYWMFLSSSSIATHGSPYPYDTNVPLLAWGPRWVKPGKVETRVEIVDIAPTVSQWLGVAVPAASEGKPLPLPR; translated from the coding sequence ATGAAGCCCCGTTTCCTTCCGCACCTCCTGCGCCTGTGCCTGGCCGGCCTGCTGGCCCTCGTGCTGGCCGGCTGCCAGGCCCTGCGGCCTGAGGCGGAGCAGCCCGCATCCAGCCCGCCCGTGCCGGCTGCCGTGCTGCCGGGCCCGGTGCTCGCGCAGCCGGCCAGGCCTGCTGTGCCCGCCGCGCCGGCTGCGGTCTCGAACCGGCCGCGCCTGCTGGTCCTGCTGGTGGTGGACGGTTTCCCGCAGCGCCAGCTGCTGGCCTACCGCGACCAGCTCGCCCCCGACGGCCTGGCCCGTTTCCTGAACCGCGGCGCCTGGTTCAGCGACGCACACTACGGCCACGCCTTCACCGTCACGGCCGCCGGCCATGCCACCGTGCTCACCGGCGCCTACCCGCACCGCACCGGCATCATCGCCAACGAATGGCGCGACGCCCTCACGGGCGAGCCGCAGTACTGCACCGGCGACACCACGGCCCAGTACATCGGCCACAAGACACAGCCGCTGGACGGCACCAGCCCGCGCAACCTGAAAGTGGAGACCGTGGGCGACGTGCTGCGCCGCGCCGATGCGCGTGCCAAGGTCATCGGCATCTCGGGCAAGGACCGCGGCGCCATCCTGCCCGCGGGCCAGGCCGGCACCGCCTACATGTACATGACGCAAAGCGGCCAGTTCGCCAGCAGCACGTATTACATGCCGCAGCACCCGGCCTGGGTCACCGACTTCAACGCGACCAAACCGGCCGACCGCTGGTTCAAGCAGGAATGGAAGGCCCTGCTGCCCGAAGAAGCCTACGCCCGTTCCATCCCCGATCGCCAGCCCTGGTTCGGCCAGAAGGCCGCAGCCCTGCCCATGATGATGGGCGCACCGGCCGACGAAGCCCCGGGCCCGGCCTATTACAGCCAGCTGCTGCGCAGCCCCTTTGCCGACCAGCTCACCCTGGACTTCGCGCGCGCCGCCATCGCCGGCGAGGGCCTGGGCCAGGACGAGGTGCCCGACATCCTGGCCATCAGCCTCTCGGCGCACGACTACATCAACCACCGCTACAGCGCCGAGTCGCGTTTCTCGCACGACCACCTGCTGCAGCTCGACCGCCAGCTGCAGGATTTCTTCAAGCACCTGGACACCACCGTGGGCCGTGACCACTACATCGCCGCGCTCACCGCCGACCACGGTTTCATGCCCGCGCCCGAGTTCACCGCCCAGCAGGGCCTGCGCTCGGGCCGCATCATCGGCAGCCAGCTGCTCACGCGCATCAACAGTGCGCTGGAAGAAGAGTTCGGCGCGGGCAAGTGGGTCAGCTTCTCGGGCTCGACCCTGCTGCTCAACAAGCAGCTCATCAGCCAGCAGCGCGTGGACCCCGACGAAGTGGCCGACGAGGCGCGCAACCTGTTGCTGGAGGAACCCGGCATCGCCGCCGCCTACACCCGGCGCGAGCTCGCCGAAGGCAGCCGCATCGACGGGCCCTTTTTCACGGCCGTGCGGCGCAGCTGGCACGCCGACCTCTCGGGTGACGTGCAGTACATCATCAAGCCCTACTGGATGTTCCTTTCCAGCAGCAGCATCGCCACCCATGGCTCGCCTTACCCCTACGACACCAACGTGCCCCTGCTGGCCTGGGGCCCGCGCTGGGTGAAACCCGGCAAGGTGGAGACGCGCGTGGAGATCGTGGACATCGCGCCCACCGTCTCGCAGTGGCTGGGCGTGGCCGTGCCCGCCGCCTCCGAAGGCAAGCCCCTGCCGCTGCCCCGCTAA
- a CDS encoding SH3 domain-containing protein, with protein MRAVIYHVSKITYLGLISLMAGQTVAQAADQTGSHFIHGSWVNVREAGDPSARVIDKLVTNTPVNVVDRQGSWCQINYGEGKNGHVSCDLLGGSALTLAQTATQPARAFWVAPSPNRLVAYGQSLPIPPAFRLSELRKRVQAGDVVRYPPIPEFDAAKKVMKDGVLLNPAHETNRGTSIDIAQEMSAYSVRPAPIRPSLFRTHESVALVSEADADGLAAIARKKVSLVPEGLPRGWFQNHSGPEIDGVSGFWDVGSASLSFAQPLIIYSVASNGLVGAKAVRKLPFAVGEPPEGCGSRYTGKSLPSMAHMVWSAPLDHLEYDPVPGYPALEKGVDVLTSFAVPQTFQRQSAKIKTQSQALTKLPKQEFEVNPERIRELGPKVILYEVDLDGDGVTDVMLLEKPMRFGEVTLDIVRHRSWYLNINGEWFKAGDWEDQDCT; from the coding sequence ATGCGAGCAGTTATCTATCACGTAAGCAAGATTACTTACCTTGGCTTAATTTCTTTGATGGCTGGGCAAACCGTGGCTCAAGCCGCGGACCAGACAGGTTCGCATTTCATCCACGGTTCGTGGGTAAATGTGCGAGAGGCGGGGGATCCGAGCGCCCGCGTCATCGACAAACTGGTAACCAACACACCTGTCAATGTGGTCGACAGGCAGGGCAGCTGGTGCCAGATTAACTACGGAGAGGGAAAGAATGGCCATGTGTCCTGCGATCTGCTCGGAGGCAGCGCACTTACGTTGGCCCAAACCGCCACGCAACCTGCCCGAGCCTTTTGGGTTGCGCCTTCGCCCAACCGGTTGGTTGCTTACGGGCAATCGTTGCCGATACCTCCCGCATTTCGCTTGAGCGAGCTGAGAAAAAGAGTTCAAGCTGGCGATGTGGTGCGCTACCCGCCGATCCCCGAGTTTGACGCGGCGAAGAAGGTGATGAAAGACGGCGTGCTCCTGAATCCGGCACACGAAACCAACAGAGGCACCTCCATCGACATCGCTCAGGAAATGAGCGCGTACAGCGTGAGGCCCGCGCCGATACGCCCTTCGCTTTTTCGCACGCATGAGAGCGTGGCCCTGGTGTCCGAAGCCGATGCCGATGGGCTTGCCGCCATCGCACGCAAGAAAGTGAGCCTGGTTCCGGAGGGATTGCCCAGGGGATGGTTCCAGAATCACAGTGGGCCTGAAATTGACGGTGTTTCCGGCTTCTGGGACGTGGGGAGCGCGAGTTTGAGTTTTGCGCAGCCTTTGATCATCTATTCAGTGGCAAGCAATGGCTTGGTGGGGGCCAAGGCCGTGCGCAAACTACCCTTCGCGGTTGGCGAGCCGCCCGAAGGCTGTGGGTCGCGGTACACCGGGAAAAGTCTGCCCTCGATGGCGCATATGGTGTGGAGTGCCCCGTTGGACCATCTGGAGTACGACCCCGTCCCAGGTTATCCGGCTCTTGAGAAAGGAGTCGACGTCTTGACGAGCTTTGCCGTGCCGCAAACCTTCCAGCGCCAAAGTGCGAAGATCAAGACTCAGTCGCAGGCTTTGACCAAACTTCCGAAACAAGAATTCGAAGTCAATCCCGAACGGATCCGGGAGCTGGGGCCCAAGGTTATCCTTTATGAGGTCGACCTGGACGGTGACGGTGTTACGGACGTGATGCTGCTAGAAAAACCCATGCGATTTGGCGAGGTGACTCTGGACATCGTCCGGCACCGCAGCTGGTACCTCAACATCAATGGCGAGTGGTTCAAGGCCGGTGACTGGGAAGACCAAGACTGCACGTGA
- a CDS encoding HDOD domain-containing protein, which translates to MSDLSAFFQSVKLPVMPEVAHALIRTLHDEDVSITQVRDLVAKDPVLTAKLLRTANSAAMGMRREIGTLDAAISMVGLSQVRTLALTACMNVAFPVVPGLDRTEFWRNSMACAGYAQWLAGGIGLDAQQAWLTGMMLRLGELLIVQAKPDSLAVLERQPQIPGDRWARELQLLGFTEAQVTAELAHRWHFPAEIVRGLNTASAPLASQPLSQLGGVLHLASRLADMAFGEPEIVDALPQDVVSALDLNLDWMRSKLPSRDSFLDISTL; encoded by the coding sequence ATGTCCGACCTTTCCGCCTTCTTCCAGTCCGTCAAGCTGCCGGTGATGCCGGAGGTGGCGCACGCCCTGATCCGCACCCTGCACGACGAGGACGTGTCCATCACCCAGGTGCGCGACCTGGTGGCCAAGGACCCGGTGCTCACCGCCAAGCTGCTGCGCACCGCCAACAGCGCGGCCATGGGCATGCGCCGCGAGATCGGCACGCTGGACGCGGCCATCTCCATGGTGGGCCTGTCGCAGGTGCGCACGCTGGCGCTGACGGCCTGCATGAACGTGGCCTTCCCCGTGGTGCCCGGCCTGGACCGCACCGAGTTCTGGCGCAACAGCATGGCCTGTGCCGGCTACGCGCAGTGGCTGGCCGGCGGCATCGGGCTGGACGCCCAGCAGGCCTGGCTGACCGGCATGATGCTGCGCCTGGGCGAGCTGCTGATCGTGCAGGCCAAACCCGACAGCCTGGCCGTGCTGGAACGCCAGCCGCAGATCCCGGGCGACCGCTGGGCGCGCGAGTTGCAGTTGCTGGGTTTCACCGAGGCCCAGGTCACGGCCGAGCTGGCGCACCGCTGGCACTTCCCGGCCGAGATCGTGCGCGGGCTCAACACCGCCTCCGCGCCGCTGGCCTCGCAGCCGCTGTCGCAACTCGGCGGCGTGTTGCACCTGGCCAGCCGCCTGGCCGACATGGCCTTCGGCGAGCCCGAGATCGTGGACGCGCTGCCGCAGGACGTGGTGTCCGCGCTGGACCTGAACCTGGACTGGATGCGCAGCAAGCTGCCCTCGCGCGACAGCTTCCTCGACATCTCCACGCTCTGA